GTAAGTGCTGTAGAAGTCCACTCTTTTCACTCCTCCTGCAGCACCTAGGGGGCAGAAGGAGGTGGTCAAGGAGGTGTTGTGATGCACAATATGTAAACACATTATACAGTAAGTGTGATGTAACCCTAACCTGAGTGGCAGATGAAGTTGAGGAGCTGCTCACAAAGTTGATGTCCCCAGACGAAGTGTTCTCCATTGGCCATGCTCCCACAGGTGCTGGAGTAACGCTGGGGGGCGGAACCTCGCTTCCATTTGGTGTATTTCATGGGATCACCAGACATCCAGAACCACCTGTCACCCATTAGGTATCTGCCAATTAGATTTAATAACAGATGTCCACTTTCACAAAATGTATCTATTCATGTTTTACTATGCAGTGGTGGCTGGTCCCACTTTGTAACCCAACATAAGGTCAACCACAACATTTGACTTTTAGACGTGTCTTTTAAGgatttgttcatttttgcaAAATTCAAATTCACAAGGATGTGACTTGTATGGAGAGTGCACAATTGGGAGAAACCTGCTGTCTCCATCTAATCCAGGGATTTGGATCTTGATACAAGTCCACCTTCTCCTTGCAAGTTTCCTCCACATTTTCTCAGTGAAAATAATCCATGATCTTATCTATGACTCTTTTCTGTTGAATAGCTGATTTGAATGCCCAAGGTATTTTTGGCTAGAGAAAACTAGCACTTGGGACTTATCTAACCAGGAAACTTGTTACTGCAGCAAGCCAGTCTGATGTTAAACAATTGACTGGTTGAAAAAACCTATTATAAACATAGTGTGACCCAAATTTTCATAAATTACTGATCTTTGAGTTCAGGGCTTTAAAATTGTAAATTACGTAATATACTTCAAGAAGATTAGGGAGACCATCGTCTAACCGAAAAggcacaggttcgatccccgcaACAGCCAATGtatgtcctgttgaagtgtatTTGATtgagacactgaacccctacacCTGCTCATTCATATTAAGTCGCCTTGGATTAAACTCCCACAATGTCAATGTTAATGTAGAGTACCTGCGCAATCCTATCCAGAGGTAGTTTGTGAGGGGGAAGGGACTGTGGCCCAGCAACCCCTCCAAGTCCCTCTGCTCCGCCTGGCTACCGAGACTGAGCAGGTCCCAGTGGTGATCTCTACAGTAGAACAGAGCATCGGACCAGCACAGCCTTGCTCCCACCACTGTCACATTCCTGCCACTCAACATCATGCTcacagaaggaggaggtggaggaggaagaggagtgacagcCTCTGGCACTGGAGAGAAAGGATTATGTTTGGTTCCTGTTTGCctcatgcatgtttgtgtcttgaaattccaatgtgCGCAGAGTATTTGTTTCAAAACGGAGAGTACGGGCCGCAAAGATTTAGtattattagcattagtattagcaCCACTTCTAGttcaaacacaacacagcatcGGATAGCTAGGAAGTATTCTGTTGGTAGTTTGATTCCTGTCTGTGCTGAACATCATGGTCCAAGGCCAAATTTACCATACCTGCCACGGCAGCATACACCTCCACCGCACACAGTGTTAAAATCTTCTGATGTCCAGGAATGATCACGTTGACGTAGCGACCTTCCATGTCTGTACACTGGAAGGTGTAGTGTAGTGTACCCAGTGAGATAACAGCACatctgatggagggagagaaagattaTGGAGGAATGTGTCACTTTTATCTTCTAAATCTGAGTTTCCTCTGATCTTAAGGGTAATTTTAGCTCTCTTCTCAAGTATGGTGCATGTTGCAGTGTAAAAACAGTGTTCTTTAGTTATTTTAAGTTACTGTTAAGTATTCACATAAATAACAGTAGGGAAAGGTCTTCCAAGGTAGCCCAAATATAGATCAGAAATAAGCAGATTGGAAATTCTTTGAATGCAATAAGTGAAAGTTTATTAATGCTCCATATAAGTGCACAAGTAAGCTTGAAACacaatctgtttatttttttaaatctatctTTGGTTGTTTAATCAATTACATTAATCTTTGTTTTTAGGGGACAATTTGGCTAAAATGTTCATttaacattttctctttctttttaatttcattttctggCAGTGGTGCTTATTTTATTGCTGCGTTGCTGCACTACAGCTGAATACagagaaaatgctgtttttcaaaTATCCCAATTATGGACTTGTATCCTGTCTCACCTGGGGTTGTTGTTGCCGTAATTCGACAGCGAGTTCCCGATGCGGATCTCTGCGCCAACAAGCCTTTCAGAACAGCAGTCTCCTCTGTTGAGGATGGTGACGGCACTGACCCTGTACACAGCCAACAAGTCTACTCTCCACCAGGGATCGGTCTGTTGATAAGTATGGGTACAGGATCCATGCCCGTAATTTGGGCTTCTACGCCCACTGATAGGATTAGAGGCATGACCAGCATATAATGTTGATGACTGTGTGGCTCTTCCACTTAACGCCACATTTGGTAGAGGTGCCACTAATGTGAAGAAATTGTAAATAACAAAGAATAACACGTTGTCAGAGATTTAGATGGTTTGCAATCAATTTCAGTCAGTTAATTTATTACAGCTGTACCTGCTGGGGCAGCGTACACCTCCACTTCACACAGGGTGAGAGTCTTCCTCACTCCAGGAATGATCACGTTCACGAAGCGACCCTCCATGTTGCCTTCAGCACAGTGGTATGTGTAGGTCTTACCAGCTGTGATGTTGGAGATGAAAGCACACCTGACAAAGGAAGAGTGAGGGTTGGGGGGGTTAATATTTAGGTCAGACCTTATTcccacggtggccattttgaactctaCCTGTAAGAGCAACTATGCAGCTGTGTCCTACTGCTTGGACAAACATTTAATTTCGTAGTTCCCCACTGAAAAAAattattagaaacaaatggatctcgAGAATCTGGAGGGATACTGGAATCTAGCCtataggtagctagctagtagctaactagcttctaagctagctaacttccccaCTAAATTCAGGCAGTTGTCGTAGTTGTTGTTCccaagattgctagctaatttgataactaaGTCCTCACTATGCCAATCTTACAGTTACAGTTTCCCAGTGTGACTGGGAATAAACACTGGAGTAATactttattttaattgtaaaaCAAATTTCAGATTGTATCTTTaatacaaagtgctttacacaaagGAAACAGTGCATCCTGAAATCCTCTTTTGCTATCACCTGGGGTTGTTGTTTCCGTTGTTGTCCAGTGAGTTCCCAatgcggatctcagctccatcCAATCTCTCAGAACAGCAGTCTCCTCTATGAGTGATTTTGACAGACGTGACTACATATGTTCGCTGCAGGTCCACTCTCCACCAGGGGTTGGTCTCGTTCTCGGCAGTGTGGCTACAGAATCCCCTTCCATAGTCTGAGTTTCGTTTGCCATCAATGGCTTTGGCAGCAGTAGAGAAGGAGAGCGTCGAGGACTGAGTAGCATCTCGTCTCACTGCCACATTTGGTAAAACTGGTGCTTGAAATAGAATAGATAGATATTATTATTCCATGTGGGGAAAGTTGGTGTGTCACTTAAACATCATTGTTACAATGATACATACAATGCATACTACTGTACTGAAGGTATTGAGTAGgatgttttcagaaaaaaaacaaaaaatcaaccCAAGTCAGCGTTTCCTAGACAATGTGTCAGAACATTGTTTCTTTTGGTCCCCACATGTCATGATTTTTATGAGGGAACACTTGAGTTTACTTGATTTAGGTTCTAGACTGAAAAAGTATAAGAATCCTTGATCTCACTGGCTAAATCTAATAATAAGCACAATATTACCATATTGTGTAGTGTacacctccacctcacacagacTTAGAACCTTCTTCTTTCCAGGGAGAAACACATTGACATAGCGGCCCGCCATATAATTGCATTGAAAGCTGTATGTGCGTCCACTTGGGATTTGAGAGATGATTGCACACctgtgtgcgagagagaaagagaaataaagaaagagtagaggaggtagagagagagagaggagcagtaGATTATTCATATAGCAAAGGCAGATGTATCATGCGGCTCTTTATCAACCTGCTTCACCTGGAGTTGCTGTTGCCATTGTTCTCCAATGAGTTTCCAATGTGGATCTCACCACCATCCAGCCTGTTTGGATTTCCATTTCTGTTGGTTATCATCACAGCAGTAATGTGGTACACATGCTGCAGGTCCACTCTCCACCAGGGGCTGGACTCTTCATTGGTGATGCTGCACGATCCACTTTGAACATCCGGGTATCTCTTCCCATCAATTGCATTGTCAGCAGCACCTAACGTACTGTACCTTGTTGATGATTGGACAGCTTTTCCTCTCAATGCCACATTTGGCAGAAGAATACCTTATCATTGAACAAAATGATTATTTACATGAGAAAAGGGTGAAATGGATGGAGAACAAAAGATCAAACAGTTTACCTGCCAGTGCTGAGGATAtcagtgagagaaagggaatgCCTGCTGTGTGAAAACATAACATTGTTAGAAATGTCAAAGGTGCCTTAGAGCAAGGAACTTAACAGCAAAATACAGcttttttcacattcaaataaaaaaaataataaataggatatattatatattgtcagTCTGGGTCTGTCTGAGACCCTGTGTGCACATGCCTTgaattggcttttcagtgatgtttggGACGTTTTGGGGTTTATACCATTTACTGTGGGTGTGGCCAGTGGTGAACGTGGTTGTGGCTGTCAAGGTGAGGCAAGTGGCCACAGAGCAGAGAAGTCATAGTCACAAAAACAATGGCAAAAAGCAATAACAAATGAAAGAACAGCAAAGCCAAACATACAGCAGGAAAAACCTGTTCAAAACCACAAGTCTGCtttttattatataattatatattatataattatagaTTGCCTGTGTTTGCCATCTGCTTCTTCACTACTTGTGTTGGATGGATGCCAGTTAACTCACCCTcagtgacactgacactgacaatGGCATTCCTGTCAGCAGCCATAGTCACCTCAGTTTTGGAAATGTGCCGACTTCACTTGCTGATAgccttcaacaacaacaactgattTTCTAAGTTTCTGTGCACTCCCATACATGCAGACCTGGCTGTAACAAGTGTCTGCCCAATGTTTCTAACTGGAGAGTGGCTTGTCAGTGAGTTGAGTAGAAAGCAGAAACTCATCTTTTGATATAAACCTAATGTTTGATaggtcataaaaaaaaaaatctttctgtcATTTCTTACAGGCAAAAATGCAGAATGGTTAAATCTCGTCAGAATTGGTAAAgtatattttattatgatttgATCCAATCAatttgaaaagaagaaaaggaaagaaaggaaagttAACAGATGTAGAAAAGCTTTAAGGTATAGCAGCATAGTGACATCATTGCTAAAATGCCAGGACTTTATCACCAATATTGACTTTCAAATCTGGTGTAGGCAAATTAGGTCATGTGTTGAAACATGATTCTAGGGACTCAATTTCAGGGAGTGGCCCATGTGTTAAAATAATCCTTTCTTTATGCCCTTGGCTAGAAATTGTGAAAGGTTCTTTTGTAAAGTCATCTAGTCATCTTTGGGATTGCACTGGTCTATGTCGGGCAAGATGGCGCCAGTGTACccagaagacctgaggggtccAGTGTGGGCGTGATGAACATAACACCAGTATGggccactggcttcctgtccgtttcaggattgattttaagattttattgctTGTTTTTAAGGTTTTAAATGGGCTGGCGCCACCTTATCTAGCAGAACTCTTGCATC
This region of Centroberyx gerrardi isolate f3 chromosome 23, fCenGer3.hap1.cur.20231027, whole genome shotgun sequence genomic DNA includes:
- the LOC139920847 gene encoding uncharacterized protein LOC139920847, whose amino-acid sequence is MAGRYVNVFLPGKKKVLSLCEVEVYTTQYVLPNVAVRRDATQSSTLSFSTAAKAIDGKRNSDYGRGFCSHTAENETNPWWRVDLQRTYVVTSVKITHRGDCCSERLDGAEIRIGNSLDNNGNNNPRCAFISNITAGKTYTYHCAEGNMEGRFVNVIIPGVRKTLTLCEVEVYAAPAGPNVALSGRATQSSTLYAGHASNPISGRRSPNYGHGSCTHTYQQTDPWWRVDLLAVYRVSAVTILNRGDCCSERLVGAEIRIGNSLSNYGNNNPRCAVISLGTLHYTFQCTDMEGRYVNVIIPGHQKILTLCAVEVYAAVAVPEAVTPLPPPPPPSVSMMLSGRNVTVVGARLCWSDALFYCRDHHWDLLSLGSQAEQRDLEGLLGHSPFPLTNYLWIGLRRYLMGDRWFWMSGDPMKYTKWKRGSAPQRYSSTCGSMANGEHFVWGHQLCEQLLNFICHSGAAGGVKRVDFYSTYRPKSL